A single genomic interval of Anopheles marshallii chromosome 2, idAnoMarsDA_429_01, whole genome shotgun sequence harbors:
- the LOC128719432 gene encoding phosphatidylserine decarboxylase proenzyme, mitochondrial: MAVFMPKYRLFSKAVNLKPNPRQWSARWTIVQRSIYGSRQLQQQPNTSSTNHHNHHNHQQQQQQQHQQQFHHQSTTGKSRSKVYRKWSWKAGAGWTILSVLDWWLLAAGGWLTWRGVFLRWTPIGICMVVAAKWHLHNRELDKKGLPRTAAKWQAKMYCSLPLRVMSRAWGWMADRKVPKPVRPMIYGLYSTTFGVKMEEAATDNFKEYRSLGEFFTRPLKEDARPIDPQTSFVSPCDGRILHFGTASTSQIEQVKGVSYSLEAFLGPPTWTKKDAPEMVEKVKKKPSPDSVLYQCVIYLAPGDYHRFHSPTLWKPELRRHFSGELLSVSPKIAGWIPGLFCLNERAVYIGKWKHGFFSYTAVGATNVGSVEIFMDEKLKTNKWVGLACGSHKKKEYDELEMPNDKYLDKGELVGQFRMGSTIVLIFEAPKEFKFNLFPGQRVKVGERLGTFEGTEETTEDPAEVKRVIETLDDTESTQL, translated from the exons GTTCTCGAAGGCGGTCAACCTGAAGCCAAACCCAAGGCAGTGGTCTGCGCGATGGACTATTGTGCAGCGATCGATCTATGGTAGCAGACAGCTTCAGCAGCAGCCGAATACATCCTCCACAAACCACCACAATCACCAtaaccaccagcagcagcagcagcagcagcatcagcagcagttcCACCATCAGTCGACGACAGGTAAATCCCGTAGCAAAGTTTACAGAAAGTGGAGTTGGAAGGCCGGTGCAGGTTGGACTATATTATCGGTTTTGGATTGGTGGTTACTAGCAGCCGGCGGTTGGCTGACTTGGCGCGGTGTATTTCTTCGTTGGACACCGATCGGTATCTGTATGGTGGTGGCAGCAAAGTGGCACCTTCACAATCGTGAACTCGATAAGAAGGGCCTACCGAGGACCGCCGCAAAATGGCAG GCGAAAATGTACTGCTCGCTGCCACTGCGCGTCATGAGCCGGGCCTGGGGATGGATGGCCGATCGAAAGGTTCCCAAACCGGTACGACCCATGATCTACGGTCTCTACTCGACAACGTTCGGTGTAAAGATGGAGGAAGCCGCCACAGACAACTTCAA AGAGTATCGTAGTTTAGGAGAGTTTTTCACCCGCCCGCTCAAGGAAGATGCTCGTCCAATCGATCCTCAGACCAGTTTTGTTTCACCATGTGATGGGAGAATTCTCCACTTCGGTACCGCCAGCACTAGTCAAATCGAGCAG GTAAAAGGAGTGTCTTACAGTTTAGAGGCCTTCCTAGGACCACCGACATGGACCAAAAAGGATGCCCcagaaatggtggaaaaggtgaagaaaaagcCCTCACCCGACAGTGTGCTGTATCAGTGCGTCATCTACCTAGCACCGGGCGACTACCATCGATTCCACTCGCCCACGTTATGGAAGCCGGAACTACGGAGACACTTTTCCGGTGAGCTGTTGTCGGTTAGTCCAAAAATTGCTGGCTGGATTCCGGGCCTGTTCTGTCTCAACGAAAGGGCCGTCTACATCGGCAAGTGGAAACACGGGTTCTTCAGTTACACCGCAGTGG GAGCTACCAACGTAGGCTCGGTGGAGATTTTCATGGATGAAAAGCTGAAAACTAACAAATGGGTCGGATTAGCTTGTGGCAGTCACAAAAAGAAGGAGTACGACGAGTTGGAAATGCCTAACGATAAGTACCTGGACAAGGGTGAACTGGTCGGCCAGTTCCGGATGGGAAGCACCATTGTGTTGATCTTCGAAGCGCCTAAAGAATTTAA ATTTAATCTCTTTCCCGGTCAGCGTGTGAAAGTCGGAGAGAGACTTGGAACGTTCGAAGGAACGGAGGAAACGACAGAAGATCCAGCAGAAGTGAAACGCGTGATCGAAACTTTAGACGATACGGAATCGACACAATTATAA
- the LOC128707302 gene encoding activating signal cointegrator 1 complex subunit 3, with protein sequence MTELPRLSRAMRANTDLDVQRNLTLDPKERAAIQLFRKKEVTSGVSWKELKLFINSNVDVKIGGVLSKQLRDLWEMSREMVGSEENAELVDEAAILVLRLFLDQKVVMMKHLSKLKKMFGQIPNALINKMCTLVFDISSNLNPECRTYLEEQEICENGHAVEGFGEDIECNLSLERGTHDHSKLMDLSPANPLDSQVAQSFTMNYDAIKKTAEPVAGCSGTSATKQQPEKYTRSWLAQQVPPDLVDNLMELLKSAKTNDELQMDLFDFLGVEYLDVIPEMLQNRKHLIESVKALKQIKVMKKIQQDMEAMQHAPSYLMPVTIQTESQKQMRKQVNKEQKKLKKFLNETAVDKKGDCVEIDPIQLRQNYQKSLMLAAQMPQMLLEKIKAKRGVLPISKPATKQVKYPNVYDSYSEARSHVGFIAGNKIVLPENVERTDNKLYEEVKIPATDPPPLSIGSERIKISSLDEIGQIAFKGCEELNRIQSVVYPAAYNSNENLLVCAPTGAGKTNVAMLTIVYTIRQFVDQGVIHRDQFKIVYVAPMKALAAEMTSNFGRRLQPLGISVRELTGDMQLTKTELQQTQMIVTTPEKWDVVTRKGAGDVTFISLVKLLIIDEVHLLHGERGPVVEALVARTLRLVESSQSMIRIVGLSATLPNYIDVARFLRVNPMIGLFFFDSRFRPVPLSTNFIGVKALNALKQLSDMDMICYERCIDMVRQGHQVMVFVHARNATVRTATLIKDLAQQKGHINLLLPESNPEYGSALKTVSKSRNKQFVELFQNGLAMHHAGMLRQDRNLVEKYFADGLIKVLVCTATLAWGVNLPAHAVIIKGTEIYDSKHGTFVDLGILDVLQIFGRAGRPQYDKSGVGTIITTHDKLNHYLSLLTNQFPIESNFIQCLADNLNAEVTLGTISNIDEAIVWLSYTYLYVRMRMNPQCYGLNYDDLREDPSLEQKRRQLIHTAAMSLDKARMLRYNDRTGDLNITDLGRTASHFYIKYDTVEVFNEMLKPIMTDADILQMMANAHEFQQLKVRDDEMDELDELTQICCEVPVRGGSENIHGKVNILMQTYLSKGMVRSFSLMSDMSYITQNAVRIARALFTMVLRANNPILAGRMLNVSKMFEKQVWEFQTPMYQFHILPLDVVDKIEKRGLSVLALRDMEEKEIGDFLRNHRYAKIVKRCAEEFPMLEIEATLQPITRTVLRIRVFIRASFRWNDRVHGKTAESFWIWIEDPESNYIYHSEYFQITKRQTIRQEDQELIMTIPLKDPLPPQYYIRVASDTWLGSNNLVPLSFKHLILPEVHPPHTELLPLQPLPVTVLNNRKYESLYSFTHYNPIQTQIFHCLYHTDNNVLLGAPTGSGKTIAAEMAMFRVFRLLPTGKVVYIAPLKALVKERMDDWKVRLEQKLGKKVVELTGDVTPDVRAIKESSVIVTTPEKWDGISRSWQTRDYVRDVALIVIDEIHLLGEDRGPVLEVIVSRMNFISSHTDRTVRIVGLSTALANARDLANWLGIDTMGLYNFKPSVRPVPLSVHIQGFPGRHYCPRMATMNRPAYQAIRQYSPCTPALIFVASRRQTRLTALDLITFLASEDNSKQFLHTSEEEMEQILQNVRDSNLRLTLAFGIGMHHAGLHERDRKTAEELFLNRKIQILIATATLAWGVNLPAHLVIIKGTEYYDGKLKRYVDMPITDVLQMMGRAGRPQFGNEGIACVFVQDTRKNFYKKFLYDPFPVESSLLAVLADHINAEIVSGTLRTKQSILDYLTWTYFYRRLLRNPTYYGLENTEMDNVNYFLSELIENMLDKLIRAGCVIVEEDNRSLMATSMGRISSYYYLSHITMRHFADTLRYDMSMEELLRAMADAAEFEEHPVRHNEDLYNADLAKLCPLKVDPLSVDNPHTKVFLLLQSHLSRLPLPNSDYGTDTKSVLDQSIRILQAMVDISAESGWLATTLRIQQLMQCIIQARWLDDPVVMTLPNVEAHNAAIFSQIKTDLPFLTLPALKEHCNRKYENLAAPLRQEFEEPEIEQIYKVISELPSLNVQISVRGPYGTEGDVDRPVQQPTNRDQWMELYADQEYVVSVQLIRLGSFETLHINCPKFPKGKDEGWFLTLGHQAEGELIALKRCVYRSNRSTHQLCFYAPSRVGRCIYTVYLLSDGYIGLDQQYNIQFEVVPAPVGEKDGAQQVFGKGEGFW encoded by the exons ATGACGGAGTTACCGAGACTGTCGCGGGCTATGCGAGCCAACACTGATCTGGATGTACAGCGAAATCTTACCCTTGATCCCAAGGAACGAGCCGCTATACAGCTGTTCCGCAAGAAGGAAGTTACGAG TGGTGTATCGTGGAAGGAACTGAAACTGTTCATCAACAGCAATGTAGATGTAAAGATTGGCGGTGTTCTATCGAAACAGCTCCGAGACCTGTGGGAAATGAGTCGTGAGATGGTGGGCTCGGAAGAAAATGCTGAGCTGGTCGATGAAGCGGCTATACTAGTGCTACGGTTATTCCTAGATCAGAAGGTTGTAATGATGAAGCATTTATCTAAgctgaagaaaatgtttggcCAAATTCCAAACGCTCTAATCAACAAAATGTGTACG TTGGTGTTTGATATCAGCAGTAATTTGAATCCTGAATGTCGGACATATCTCGAAGAGCAAGAGATCTGCGAAAACGGGCATGCGGTAGAAGGCTTTGGTGAAGATATCGAATGTAATTTGTCGCTGGAACGGGGAACGCACGACCACAGCAAGCTGATGGATCTTTCTCCCGCGAATCCATTGGATAGTCAGGTGGCACAAAGTTTTACGATGAACTACGATGCTATTAAGAAAACTGCCGAACCGGTAGCGGGATGTTCCGGAACCTCGGCCACCAAGCAGCAACCGGAAAAGTATACACGCAGCTGGCTGGCCCAGCAAGTTCCACCGGACTTGGTGGACAATCTGATGGAATTACTTAAGTCGGCCAAAACGAACGACGAGCTGCAGATGGATTTGTTCGACTTTCTTGGGGTGGAGTACCTGGACGTAATACCGGAAATGCTACAAAACCGTAAGCATCTGATCGAGTCTGTGAAAGCATTGAAGCAAATTAAAGTGATGAAAAAGATACAGCAGGACATGGAAGCCATGCAACACGCACCGTCCTACCTGATGCCGGTGACAATACAAACGGAATCACAGAAGCAGATGCGCAAGCAGGTGAACAAAGAGCAGAAAAAACTTAAAAAGTTCCTTAACGAGACGGCGGTCGACAAGAAGGGAGACTGTGTTGAGATCGATCCAATTCAGCTGCGCCAAAACTATCAGAAGAGTTTGATGCTTGCTGCACAAATGCCCCAGATGCTGttggaaaaaattaaagcaaagaGAGGTGTGCTGCCAATATCGAAGCCAGCCACAAAGCAGGTGAAGTATCCGAACGTGTACGACTCGTACAGCGAAGCACGCAGCCACGTCGGATTCATCGCGGGCAATAAGATTGTCCTTCCGGAGAATGTCGAGCGAACGGATAACAAGCTGTACGAAGAGGTAAAAATTCCTGCCACCGATCCACCGCCTTTGTCGATCGGTAGCGAAAGGATCAAAATCAGCTCTTTGGATGAAATCGGACAGATTGCGTTCAAGGGTTGCGAAGAGTTGAATCGGATTCAAAGCGTCGTGTATCCGGCAGCATATAATAGCAACGAAAATTTGCTCGTATGCGCCCCGACTGGAGCGGGTAAGACCAATGTAGCCATGTTGACGATTGTGTACACCATCAGGCAATTCGTCGATCAAGGCGTGATTCATCGTGATCAGTTCAAGATTGTGTATGTCGCACCGATGAAGGCACTGGCAGCAGAAATGACGAGCAACTTCGGCCGGCGGTTGCAACCGTTGGGCATTTCTGTGCGAGAACTCACCGGAGATATGCAGCTAACGAAGACTGAGCTTCAGCAGACGCAAATGATCGTTACCACGCCCGAGAAGTGGGACGTTGTAACGCGCAAGGGTGCGGGCGACGTTACTTTCATCAGTTTGGTGAAACTGCTCATCATCGACGAGGTACATCTGCTGCACGGCGAACGTGGACCCGTGGTGGAGGCGCTCGTAGCTCGAACTCTCCGCCTGGTAGAATCTTCCCAGAGCATGATTCGAATCGTTGGTTTATCGGCCACACTTCCCAACTACATTGACGTGGCACGGTTTTTGCGCGTAAATCCAATGATCGGACTTTTCTTCTTTGATTCCCGCTTCCGGCCGGTTCCGCTAAGCACCAACTTTATAGGCGTGAAAGCGCTGAATGCGCTGAAGCAACTTTCGGACATGGACATGATTTGTTACGAGCGCTGCATAGATATGGTACGCCAGGGTCACCAAGTGATGGTGTTTGTGCATGCACGCAACGCTACAGTACGCACGGCCACGTTGATTAAAGATCTTGCCCAGCAAAAAGGCCACATTAATCTGCTCCTTCCGGAAAGCAATCCCGAGTATGGAAGTGCACTAAAAACAGTGTCGAAGAGTCGCAACAAACAGTTTGTGGAACTGTTTCAAAACGGGCTGGCAATGCACCACGCCGGCATGTTACGCCAGGATAGAAATTTGGTCGAGAAATACTTTGCCGATGGATTGATTAAGGTTTTGGTATGTACGGCGACGCTTGCTTGGGGTGTTAACCTGCCGGCACATGCGGTCATAATCAAGGGGACGGAAATTTACGACTCGAAGCACGGTACGTTCGTGGATCTGGGCATACTGGATGTTCTTCAGATATTCGGTCGAGCGGGACGTCCGCAGTACGACAAGAGTGGCGTTGGTACGATCATCACCACACACGATAAGTTAAATCACTACCTTTCACTATTGACCAATCAGTTCCCGATCGAGTCGAACTTCATCCAGTGTTTGGCAGATAATCTGAATGCCGAGGTGACCCTAGGAACAATCAGCAACATTGACGAAGCGATCGTTTGGCTTAGCTACACGTATCTTTACGTGCGAATGCGAATGAATCCACAGTGCTACGGATTGAACTACGACGATCTGCGCGAAGATCCATCGCTTGAACAGAAACGCCGACAGTTGATCCATACGGCAGCGATGTCCCTAGACAAGGCGCGTATGTTGCGATATAACGATCGTACTGGCGATTTGAATATAACGGATCTCGGTCGGACGGCGTCACATTTCTACATCAAGTACGACACGGTGGAAGTGTTCAACGAAATGCTGAAACCGATCATGACCGATGCGGACATTTTGCAGATGATGGCAAACGCGCACGAGTTCCAGCAGCTGAAGGTGCGTGACGACGAGATGGATGAACTGGACGAACTGACGCAAATTTGTTGCGAGGTGCCAGTCCGCGGTGGCAGTGAAAACATTCACGGCAAAGTGAACATCCTCATGCAGACGTACCTGTCGAAGGGTATGGTGCGTTCGTTCTCGCTTATGTCCGACATGTCGTACATTACGCAGAACGCGGTACGAATCGCTCGGGCACTCTTCACGATGGTTTTGCGCGCCAACAATCCCATCCTAGCCGGACGAATGCTGAACGTGAGCAAGATGTTCGAGAAACAGGTGTGGGAGTTTCAGACACCAATGTATCAGTTCCATATACTTCCGCTGGACGTTGTGGATAAGATAGAGAAGCGTGGTCTCAGTGTACTCGCTCTCCGGGATATGGAGGAGAAGGAGATTGGAGACTTTCTTCGGAATCATCGGTATGCGAAGATTGTAAAACGATGCGCGGAAGAGTTTCCAATGCTTGAAATCGAAGCGACACTTCAACCGATCACTAGAACGGTACTGCGAATAAGGGTGTTTATACGGGCTTCGTTCCGATGGAACGATCGTGTGCACGGCAAGACGGCAGAATCGTTCTGGATATGGATTGAGGATCCGGAGAGCAACTACATCTATCATTCGGAGTACTTCCAGATTACGAAACGGCAGACAATACGGCAGGAAGATCAAGAACTGATCATGACCATTCCATTGAAAGATCCCTTGCCTCCTCAGTACTATATACGAGTTGCCAGTGACACCTGGTTGGGTAGTAACAATCTGGTACCACTTTCCTTCAAGCATCTCATTCTGCCGGAAGTACATCCCCCGCATACGGAACTGTTGCCCCTGCAGCCTCTGCCTGTGACGGTGTTAAACAATCGCAAGTATGAATCATTGTACAGCTTCACCCATTACAACCCCATTCAGACGCAGATCTTCCACTGTCTTTACCACACGGACAACAACGTGCTGCTCGGAGCACCTACCGGATCCGGTAAAACAATCGCTGCCGAAATGGCAATGTTTCGCGTGTTTCGCCTGCTCCCAACGGGCAAGGTAGTGTACATTGCACCGCTGAAGGCGCTGGTCAAGGAACGAATGGACGATTGGAAGGTGCGGCTCGAACAAAAGTTGGGCAAAAAGGTGGTCGAACTGACCGGTGACGTTACGCCGGACGTTCGGGCGATTAAGGAATCGTCGGTGATCGTTACCACGCCAGAGAAATGGGACGGCATTAGTCGATCGTGGCAAACGCGCGACTATGTGCGAGATGTTGCGTTGATCGTGATCGACGAAATCCACCTCTTGGGTGAAGATCGTGGTCCAGTGCTGGAGGTGATTGTGTCGCGAATGAACTTCATTTCGTCGCATACGGACCGAACGGTGCGGATCGTTGGACTTTCGACGGCTCTGGCAAATGCACGTGATCTGGCGAACTGGCTCGGGATCGATACGATGGGTTTGTACAACTTCAAACCGTCCGTCCGACCGGTACCACTGTCGGTGCACATCCAGGGATTCCCGGGAAGGCATTACTGCCCGCGAATGGCCACCATGAATCGACCCGCGTACCAGGCTATCCGGCAATATTCACCATGCACTCCGGCGCTTATATTTGTAGCATCTCGTAGACAAACACGGCTTACAGCGCTAGACTTGATCACGTTCCTGGCAAGCGAAGACAACTCCAAACAGTTCCTACACACGTCCGAAGAAGAGATGGAGCAGATACTGCAAAACGTTCGCGACAGTAACCTTCGGCTGACGTTAGCGTTTGGCATCGGTATGCACCACGCCGGATTACACGAGCGCGACCGCAAGACGGCGGAGGAGCTGTTTTTGAATAGAAAAATTCAGATCCTCATCGCAACGGCCACCTTAGCGTGGGGAGTGAATCTTCCCGCCCATCTAGTGATCATCAAGGGAACGGAGTATTACGATGGCAAGCTGAAACGATACGTAGATATGCCCATCACTGACGTGCTGCAGATGATGGGTCGTGCTGGACGACCCCAGTTCGGCAATGAGGGTATTGCCTGCGTGTTCGTCCAGGACACGCGAAAGAACTTTTACAAAAAGTTCCTGTACGATCCGTTCCCGGTGGAATCCAGCCTGCTGGCCGTGTTGGCGGATCACATAAACGCCGAGATCGTTTCGGGAACGTTACGAACGAAGCAGAGCATCTTGGATTACCTTACCTGGACGTACTTCTACCGTCGATTGCTACGCAATCCCACCTACTACGGGCTGGAAAACACGGAAATGGACAATGTGAATTACTTCCTGTCGGAACTAATCGAGAACATGCTCGATAAGCTTATACGGGCCGGATGTGTGATAGTGGAGGAAGATAACAGATCACTCATGGCCACCTCTATGGGGCGCATATCATCCTACTACTATTTATCGCACATCACCATGCGTCACTTTGCTGATACGCTGCGATACGATATGAGCATGGAAGAGCTACTACGGGCGATGGCAGACGCGGCGGAATTCGAGGAGCATCCTGTCCGCCATAATGAAGATTTATATAACGC TGATTTGGCGAAACTATGCCCACTAAAGGTGGATCCGCTATCTGTAGACAATCCGCACACGAAAGTATTCCTGCTGTTGCAGTCTCACTTATCTCGGCTACCCTTACCAAATTCCGATTACGGCACTGACACGAAATCGGTGCTCGATCAATCAATACGTATTCTTCAG GCCATGGTCGATATCAGCGCGGAAAGTGGTTGGCTTGCGACAACCCTGCGGATACAACAGCTGATGCAGTGTATAATCCAAGCACGCTGGCTAGATGATCCCGTTGTCATGACGCTCCCCAACGTAGAAGCGCACAATGCGGCTATCTTCAGCCAGATAAAAACAGA CTTACCATTCCTGACGCTTCCGGCGTTGAAAGAACATTGTAACCGGAAGTACGAAAATCTGGCTGCACCGTTACGGCAGGAGTTTGAGGAACCGGAAATTGAGCAGATTTACAAGGTGATAAGTGAGTTGCCCTCACTGAACGTTCAGATTTCGGTACGCGGGCCGTACGGTACGGAGGGAGATGTGGACCGGCCGGTCCAGCAACCCACGAACCGTGATCAATGGATGGAACTGTACGCCGATCAGGAGTATGTCGTTAGCGTACAGCTAATACGATTAGGATCGTTTGAAACGCTCCACATCAACTGTCCCAagttcccgaagggtaaagaTGAGGGATGGTTCCTGACGCTGGGTCATCAAGCGGAGGGAGAACTAATAGCCCTGAAACGATGCGTGTATCGCAGCAATCGTAGCACTCATCAGCTGTGCTTTTATGCTCCTTCGCGTGTTG GACGTTGTATATACACAGTGTACCTGCTTTCCGATGGCTATATAGGGCTGGATCAACAGTACAACATACAATTCGAAGTGGTGCCTGCTCCGGTCGGTGAAAAGGATGGAGCGCAACAAGTGTTTGGGAAAGGTGAAGGATTCTGGTAA
- the LOC128706980 gene encoding alpha-1,3/1,6-mannosyltransferase ALG2 has translation MVRILFVHPDLGIGGAERLVVDAALALQSKGHTVSFLTNHHDPNHCFDETKDGRLPVMTVGDWLPRDIFGKFYAVCAYIRMMYAAFYYSLFLSKKEPVDVVFCDLISLGIPIFRLARPNPKILFYCHYPDQLLSKPGSLLKQYYRMPLNYLEEVTTAQADGILVNSKFTSRVFKETFKRIATDPDVLYPSLNTRFFDESHTDESDQVVKLANDAFVFLSINRYERKKNLTLALHAFKALQELVSPAEWHKVCLIMAGGYDDRVMENVEHYDELEELAEDMQIRAKVRLLKSPTDRQKLSLLHRAQALVYTPEFEHFGIVPLEGMYLSKPVIAANSGGPLETIIHEQTGFLCEPVPKEFATAMAKLVKDDKHCERMGAMGRKRVQQRFSFEAFSTKLDNVVTDLIQRDGEKKFK, from the coding sequence ATGGTGCGTATCTTGTTCGTTCATCCGGATCTGGGCATTGGCGGTGCCGAACGGCTAGTAGTGGATGCGGCGCTAGCTTTGCAAAGCAAGGGCCACACGGTCAGCTTTCTGACCAACCATCATGACCCCAACCACTGCTTCGACGAGACGAAGGATGGACGTTTGCCGGTGATGACGGTCGGAGATTGGCTACCGAGAGATATCTTTGGCAAGTTCTACGCCGTGTGCGCCTACATACGCATGATGTACGCCGCCTTCTACTACAGTCTATTCCTGTCCAAAAAAGAGCCGGTCGATGTGGTTTTTTGTGATCTAATCTCGCTAGGAATTCCTATATTTCGGCTGGCACGTCCCAACCCCAAGATACTGTTCTACTGCCACTATCCTGACCAGCTGCTGTCCAAACCGGGCAGCCTTCTGAAGCAGTACTATCGGATGCCGCTGAATTACCTCGAGGAAGTAACAACGGCGCAAGCAGATGGCATCCTGGTGAACAGTAAGTTTACCAGTCGAGTGTTTAAGGAAACGTTCAAACGGATTGCAACCGATCCGGATGTGCTGTATCCGTCGCTAAACACCCGATTCTTTGACGAATCTCACACCGATGAGTCGGACCAGGTGGTCAAGCTGGCGAATGATGCTTTCGTGTTTCTCTCGATAAATCGTTACGAGCGCAAAAAGAACCTTACGCTGGCTTTGCACGCTTTTAAGGCGCTACAGGAGTTGGTATCCCCGGCTGAGTGGCACAAGGTGTGTCTCATTATGGCCGGCGGATACGACGATCGGGTGATGGAGAATGTGGAGCATTACGACGAACTGGAGGAGCTGGCTGAAGATATGCAGATACGTGCCAAAGTACGTCTACTAAAGTCTCCCACCGATCGCCAAAAGCTGTCCTTGCTGCACCGCGCCCAGGCACTGGTTTACACACCCGAATTCGAGCATTTTGGAATCGTTCCGCTGGAAGGAATGTACCTCTCGAAACCGGTCATTGCAGCCAACAGTGGTGGTCCGTTGGAGACCATCATCCACGAGCAGACGGGATTCTTATGCGAGCCTGTCCCGAAGGAATTTGCGACCGCAATGGCAAAGCTGGTGAAAGATGACAAGCACTGCGAACGCATGGGAGCCATGGGACGGAAGCGAGTGCAGCAAAGGTTTTCGTTCGAGGCATTCAGTACCAAGCTGGACAACGTCGTTACCGATCTGATTCAGCGAGATGGCGAGAAAAAGTTCAAATAG
- the LOC128708358 gene encoding LOW QUALITY PROTEIN: vacuolar protein sorting-associated protein 16B (The sequence of the model RefSeq protein was modified relative to this genomic sequence to represent the inferred CDS: deleted 3 bases in 3 codons), translated as MLIFLCNGFEDKFKFEMSENRVCYCCDCSCFAKSNNSFASPLPIKFCSKLLVCEMESKDDDYWNDSASKSFNFDEDDVAVLEIASNNNKRSLFGDDTASESNYSSGQRELPLHTIISDENLEIILQEQSRNEMTIPKGISLEEEVKLLRKKIQEFNYAPSAASVIRKLILGKPCSLEMFRSMAEKEQLLDEAIASGCGNAILKVTLFLDQTLKKKLFYTLLQTRPEAVHHYVNYLSLRLKVTECTDLLVFLGRHHEASLLQFSIFVCSTSNLDIKRQRLKKIYSDYFSQPGANTFYAQLVINYLNLLEYQTGELHSSGGSSKALAIQDKSVLETLNYVCGKYKWGDTALQTNDNPFKLAEFHQVSQAQFEWVALNERARQQAWLDFDHIFERKAWLNLKQKSFKINIPIDRTILRLYSLHAPDPVLNTFLAKLEDPHRRLAIARKVHSKHGVVDALVLLKDRTELENYRNSLDTGTEERLYAENALKSLNNKWKSDAMKLIK; from the exons atgcttatATTCCTGTGTAACGGT TTTGAAGacaaattcaaatttgaaatGTCA GAGAATcgtgtttgttattgttgtgatTGCtcatgttttgcaaaaagcaacaattcaTTCGCGAGCCCTTTGCCGATAAAGTTCTGCAGCAAGTTGCTTGTT TGCGAGATGGAATCCAAAGACGACGATTATTGGAATGATTCGGCGAGCAAATCGTTCAACTTCGACGAGGACGAT GTGGCTGTCCTCGAGAttgcaagcaacaacaacaaacgaagcCTGTTCGGTGATGATACCGCATCGGAATCAAACTATTCCAGTGGCCAGCGGGAACTGCCGCTGCACACCATTATCTCGGACGAAAACCTTGAAATAATATTGCAAGAACAGTCGCGCAATGAAATGACCATTCCGAAGGGTATTTCGCTCGAGGAGGAAGTAAAACTGCTGCGAAAGAAGATACAAGAGTTTAACTACGCGCCATCGGCAGCATCAGTCATCCGGAAGTTGATCCTCGGTAAACCCTGCTCGCTGGAAATGTTTCGATCGATGGCCGAAAAAGAACAACTGCTTGATGAAGCGATCGCTTCCGGGTGTGGTAATGCGATCCTGAAAGTTACCCTGTTTCTGGACCAAACGctaaaaaagaaacttttctacACGTTGCTACAAACTCGCCCGGAGGCCGTTCACCATTACGTGAACTATCTGTCTTTACGGCTGAAGGTGACAGAATGTACCGATTTGCTGGT ATTTTTAGGAAGACACCATGAAGCGAGT TTACTGCAATTCTCAATATTTGTATGCAGCACATCGAATCTCGATATAAAGCGACAAAGGTTGAAGAAGATTTACAGCGATTATTTTTCTCAGCCGGGCGCAAACACATTCTACGCGCAATTGGTGATCAACTATTTGAATCTCTTAG AATATCAAACCGGAGAACTTCACTCATCGGGAGGAAGCAGCAAAGCGCTGGCCATCCAAGACAAATCGGTTCTGGAAACGCTAAACTACGTTTGTGGGAAGTACAAATGGGGTGACACTGCGCTGCAAACGAACGACAATCCATTCAAGCTAGCGGAATTCCATCAAGTATCGCAGGCCCAGTTCGAGTGGGTCGCGTTGAACGAACGTGCGAGACAACAGGCGTGGCTAGACTTTGATCACATTTTCGAGCGAAAAGCATGGCTGAATTTGAAGCAGAAATCGTTCAAAATTAACATTCCCATAGATCGCACGATCTTGCGGCTGTACTCACTGCACGCACCCGATCCGGTGCTGAATACGTTTCTCGCCAAGTTGGAAGATCCGCACAGGCGATTGGCCATAGCGAGGAAGGTCCATTCCAAGCACGGTGTCGTGGATGCGCTTGTTCTTCTGAAGGATCGTACAGAGCTGGAAAACTATCGAAATTCGCTTGATACTGGCACGGAGGAACGGCTTTATGCGGAAAATGCTCTTAAATCGTTG AACAATAAATGGAAAAGTGATGCTATGAAGCTTATCAAGTga